aataaaaccttcCCAGGGGGACGGGAAGAACGAAACGGGAAGACCAGAGGGACGAGAGGACTTACAGCTGCGGGAAGTGAGCGGACAGGAACGAACGGAAACGGAGCGGACACGAACGGGACAAAGTAACGAACGGGTGAgcgggaagagcaggaggaggaaggaaagaaatattgtcCACTACTCATGTATTCATAACGGGAAGActacagaaaaaagagagagagagagagagagagagagagagagagagagagagagagagataaagggcaggagggagagtgagagcaagagagagcgaGTTGTCAGTTTCGTAGTAATATGGtcgtgggagagagaaagagaaagagagagagagagagagagagagagagagagagagagagagagagagagagagagagaggcgaaggggagagaaagatgagtaaggaattatttcatctatttatcttcgTTTAATTCGACACGAGAATTTtacaagagaataagaaactgtgttagtcgtgtgtgtgtctgtatgtatgcgtGTCTGTGTacgagtgtatgagtgtgtgtccctctctctctctccctcgctaaCACAGGcagtaataatgaataaaaaataccgGAACAAGGTGTATAATGGTCTGAAATCAGGGCTGAGTGAGGCGGCCAGTGAAAAAGCGaggcggaggaaggaaagaagggagagaaggtagaGCTTggtagggagggaagtgagCGTCGCGTGCTGGaactgtcaacacacacacacacacacacacacacacacacacacacacacacacacacacacacacacacacacacacacacaccacgcagtaagttaggaaaaaaaaagtaaaaacataagCAGTACCTGTCGCTCCTGCCTTCTTTCGTActatcacacactcacacactcacacaaatatTCTACTCCAcgctctctctaactctcccctctctctccctgtgtctctgtgtctgtgtgtgtccctactcttgcctccctctctccctccctgccagccCCGCCCCTCAGTGTCCCTCCCTCTAATCACTTAACTCCAGTCTGAGAAGAAAATGCTTCGTTACAAAACTTAGTGGACTGGGGTGAGGAgtcgcggcacacacacacacacacacacacacacacacacacacacactcaacattcGCCTGATCAACGGTAATAAAACAGGACAATATTTTAGGGAAATTTGCTGGCCAATTTTCAGCGTCATTGGAACAGAAGTGTCTTGGTGGCAGCGATGTGTTCCCGCGGTAAATACTCCTCATTGGGCCGCGCTGCCCTGATGCCTGGCGCCGAGCTGGACCCTGCGGCGGGCGTGGGCGAGGGTATGGTGTGTTGGAGGCGATAAGCGTGCGGTGGGCGCGGGCCTTGGAGTGGTGGCTGGGGCAGCGTTGTGGTCCCCGAGCCGCGCCGACCCGCCGCTGTCTAATTCATGAGGCGCCAGCCGTCCCTCGCCCTTCCGCTGTGTTTTAAATGCCAAGGGCTCGTGTTTACTACGAATAGTGTACATTTATATTTCCTCATCGCAACTCCCGGCCGcctcgcctgcctgcctgcctgggtggctggctggctggctggctggctgctggtAGGGACGGCGACCAGTGACGCGGGAGTCGGAGTCGCTCGGGCGGAGCGGGCCGCGCGGCACCCCACAATGGGTGTCCTACAAAGGCTTCCTGCAGGGCAGCGCTCCCTCccaactccctcccttcccaggCGCGTCCCCGCCGCCGCTGCAATGCATGTTACTTCACAAGTTTCCAGCTGCAGCATTAAATGTGTACTATCATATATGTTACAGTTTGGATCAGTTTTTCCCTTTAATACGAGAAGCACGTGTCAAATTAATGGGATGTGTGTTGTGATATgaaaggtgaggaagggagggagggcggcgcGGCGACAGCTGGCCAGCCAGGACAGCCGCGGTAGCCCGGGACTTACCTGCTAATCTGAGGGCTGACATCCGCTGGAATTCTGGTTCCTGCAGCCACTTCCACATGCGTCTGAAGGTCTCGCGGCCAGATTTGAGCTTGGACCAGGGCTTGGGGTTCCTGAGCAGGTCGGACAGCGTGCCCTGAGACCGACACAGGACACGCTGGGCGAAGATGGCCTGCGGGATCGAGTACCGCTTCAGTTCGGCAGAGATTCGCTGCGCCAGTTCTTTGGTGTTGATTTCTTCCACCTCGCCCGCTCCCGCGCCCACGCTGCCCGCGCTCGTGGTGGCCATTTGTGATGTCTTCATGGGCACTTGGGGGCCGCCCACCGAGGCCGTGGCTACCGACATGGGGGCCGCCGGGACCATGGCCTGCTGGGCCATGGTGACGGCCATGTGGGCGTGTGGTGGACTCTGGGAGATGGTGGTCGGCATGGTCGGCGTCATGTTGGCCAGCTGGCAGCCCAGACTCGCGCTGTGCACGGCGGGCTCCTGCTTGATGGGCGGCGGTGACGGCGGCACTTGCAGCTGATGGTGCGGGCTGTAGTTAGGACTGTGAGGAGACACTgcctgaggggagagggagcccAGCCCGCTGCCCCCAGACAGGCCGTTCATGTTGAGGGTGGCTGTGGTGAGGGTCGGCGTGGGCGCCGCGCTGAAGTTAGAAAATGCTTGAGGCGGCGAATGAAGGGACACGGGCGGCGACAGTGTTGGGGACTGTGGCGCCGCCAGCGTGGTGCGGCTCATGTCCTGCCTGGTGTAGGGGGAGTCGTAGCCGTTGGGGCTGAGGGACTTCTGTGGGGACGCCAGGCCATTCTGGTAGGAGTGTGGCGACAGGGGTGAGTGTTGGTGGCCCAGGTTGAGGCCCAGGCTGTTATTGGTGGTGTAGTGCGGCGGGGACATGGACAGCTTGTCATACTGGTAAGGCGAGCCCATGGACAGCATGTTGCCCAGGCCGTTGTTCTGCATCACCGTGAAGCTGCCCGACACATTGCCCGCGTGGCCGTACGCAAACTTGTCCGACACCGTGCTGATGGGCGGCAGCGGCTGCAGCGGCGTCAGCGTGGCGTAGCTGCTGGCCGACGACGGCGAGAACCCCGGCGGCGACATGCGGCCGTTCATCGACGACAGGTTCTGGTAGATGGGCTCCGGCTGGAGGGATCTGAAGTCCGACGCGTCGATCATGCTGGGAACACTAACCTGACCTTCGCGGGGAGAAAGTTCACTGGGACTCAGCAGACCTGAGTCATGGGAGTCCAACTGCGAGTCCTCGTGCACAACACTAACACTGAGCGGCTCGTCCTTGTAGTTCACGTGAGCCGAGGGCGAAAGTTCCGAGTCGTCCTCCGGGTGGTGGAGGGCGACCGTCTGGGTGTGCAGGATGCGCGGCTGCAGGTCGGGGTCGTCGTCGGGATCGTCAGGGTcggggctgtggtggtgagtggcgaGGGAGAGCGGCGGGTGGTGCGCGGGGGCGAGGTGGTCCGGGCGCGGGGGCACGTGTCGCGCGACTGAGGCGCGCTCGGGGGTCGGCGAGGGGTCGTCGGGCTCTGGGGCTGGGGACGGTGGTGATGAGCAGAGTGGCGAGGCAGCGACAGCCGTGGTGGCGGCGGGCGAGTCAGCAGCTGGAGGACCCGCAGCCCCGCACCCGCCCAGCCCCGGACTCTCGCCGCGCTCCCCCCCGGCCCCGGCCCCCTCGCCTGCCTCGGGCTCGCTCATCTCCTCTCTATAGCGGCGTGGCCACGTCCTCCAGCACCGCGGCGGTTGCACCAGACTAACAACAATACCTTAATCTCGATCCTGGTCGCACCCACGGAGCCCTGGCCAAGCGAGAAGTCACTAAATTTTCACAAAATCACGAGACTTGCCCTTCCACAGACGTCCATGTTTGTATGGTTACACTTCGCGCACCCCAGTACGCAGCTCGGCCGGGGATGCTCAGCCAGGCACTCTTTGTTTACATGCACAAAAAGCAGCTTTTGCTGTGTTATTCATGGTCGAGACGAGCACTAGACGAAGCAGTCAGCACCTTGCTGGGCCCAGCATGGCGCCCACAGCACCGGCACCACtgaaaacaccaccacagcGCCCTGCCTCGCAAAGCTGCAGCCGGCATCGCGCGGCCCGGCCGTTCCAGGCCTGGAATGAGAGGCACTATTCCAGTGGCGTTGGGGGCTGCCATTGTTGGACCTACGGCGTGTTTAGATGGCAGGGAGCGGCGCAGCGGCGAGAGACGCCCCCGGTAGCCACACTCCCCGCGGGACCCCGAGGAGCACCTGGGCCGCCGGCCACCTCTCCTGCGGGCCGGAACGTATACAAACCCACGTGGGGCGAGCACATGGCGCGGCCCTATTGATCTCACCTGTCTTACCCGATAACTTCCTTTCTTCT
This sequence is a window from Portunus trituberculatus isolate SZX2019 chromosome 34, ASM1759143v1, whole genome shotgun sequence. Protein-coding genes within it:
- the LOC123512700 gene encoding trithorax group protein osa-like isoform X5, whose amino-acid sequence is MSEPEAGEGAGAGGERGESPGLGGCGAAGPPAADSPAATTAVAASPLCSSPPSPAPEPDDPSPTPERASVARHVPPRPDHLAPAHHPPLSLATHHHSPDPDDPDDDPDLQPRILHTQTVALHHPEDDSELSPSAHVNYKDEPLSVSVVHEDSQLDSHDSGLLSPSELSPREGQVSVPSMIDASDFRSLQPEPIYQNLSSMNGRMSPPGFSPSSASSYATLTPLQPLPPISTVSDKFAYGHAGNVSGSFTVMQNNGLGNMLSMGSPYQYDKLSMSPPHYTTNNSLGLNLGHQHSPLSPHSYQNGLASPQKSLSPNGYDSPYTRQDMSRTTLAAPQSPTLSPPVSLHSPPQAFSNFSAAPTPTLTTATLNMNGLSGGSGLGSLSPQAVSPHSPNYSPHHQLQVPPSPPPIKQEPAVHSASLGCQLANMTPTMPTTISQSPPHAHMAVTMAQQAMVPAAPMSVATASVGGPQVPMKTSQMATTSAGSVGAGAGEVEEINTKELAQRISAELKRYSIPQAIFAQRVLCRSQGTLSDLLRNPKPWSKLKSGRETFRRMWKWLQEPEFQRMSALRLAASMVTGTSSVAQEAPLTTPAQCRQNYAGFQDCQSRNSRAEPGKRVSSSTISSSSSSSSSSHSPSASSSSSPSSLSSSKLPPGPLRSCPPQHRPSYPPTYPAHAHAHYQAQAQIHAGQAHGLAHGPPQTQTYGACYLGSAPPHHFAQPSSSTLFSPYNRYKSFKFILQKERGAAKPPRPAACAQEATSGFHGLTASYTASYF
- the LOC123512700 gene encoding homeobox protein onecut-like isoform X18, coding for MSEPEAGEGAGAGGERGESPGLGGCGAAGPPAADSPAATTAVAASPLCSSPPSPAPEPDDPSPTPERASVARHVPPRPDHLAPAHHPPLSLATHHHSPDPDDPDDDPDLQPRILHTQTVALHHPEDDSELSPSAHVNYKDEPLSVSVVHEDSQLDSHDSGLLSPSELSPREGQVSVPSMIDASDFRSLQPEPIYQNLSSMNGRMSPPGFSPSSASSYATLTPLQPLPPISTVSDKFAYGHAGNVSGSFTVMQNNGLGNMLSMGSPYQYDKLSMSPPHYTTNNSLGLNLGHQHSPLSPHSYQNGLASPQKSLSPNGYDSPYTRQDMSRTTLAAPQSPTLSPPVSLHSPPQAFSNFSAAPTPTLTTATLNMNGLSGGSGLGSLSPQAVSPHSPNYSPHHQLQVPPSPPPIKQEPAVHSASLGCQLANMTPTMPTTISQSPPHAHMAVTMAQQAMVPAAPMSVATASVGGPQVPMKTSQMATTSAGSVGAGAGEVEEINTKELAQRISAELKRYSIPQAIFAQRVLCRSQGTLSDLLRNPKPWSKLKSGRETFRRMWKWLQEPEFQRMSALRLAAGFQVKASSSSCKRKEEQQNHPDQQPAPKKPRLVFTDLQRRTLQAIFKETKRPSKEMQVTIARQLGLEPSTVGNFFMNARRRSMDKWKDDNESGAKMCGLAPGGTMVHVAQVPQVSNQTNTMAGHCLDEHDL
- the LOC123512700 gene encoding trithorax group protein osa-like isoform X4 — protein: MSEPEAGEGAGAGGERGESPGLGGCGAAGPPAADSPAATTAVAASPLCSSPPSPAPEPDDPSPTPERASVARHVPPRPDHLAPAHHPPLSLATHHHSPDPDDPDDDPDLQPRILHTQTVALHHPEDDSELSPSAHVNYKDEPLSVSVVHEDSQLDSHDSGLLSPSELSPREGQVSVPSMIDASDFRSLQPEPIYQNLSSMNGRMSPPGFSPSSASSYATLTPLQPLPPISTVSDKFAYGHAGNVSGSFTVMQNNGLGNMLSMGSPYQYDKLSMSPPHYTTNNSLGLNLGHQHSPLSPHSYQNGLASPQKSLSPNGYDSPYTRQDMSRTTLAAPQSPTLSPPVSLHSPPQAFSNFSAAPTPTLTTATLNMNGLSGGSGLGSLSPQAVSPHSPNYSPHHQLQVPPSPPPIKQEPAVHSASLGCQLANMTPTMPTTISQSPPHAHMAVTMAQQAMVPAAPMSVATASVGGPQVPMKTSQMATTSAGSVGAGAGEVEEINTKELAQRISAELKRYSIPQAIFAQRVLCRSQGTLSDLLRNPKPWSKLKSGRETFRRMWKWLQEPEFQRMSALRLAASMVTGTSSVAQEAPLTTPAQCRQNYGGYGYGGEANRPSGGDSAYYQAGFQDCQSRNSRAEPGKRVSSSTISSSSSSSSSSHSPSASSSSSPSSLSSSKLPPGPLRSCPPQHRPSYPPTYPAHAHAHYQAQAQIHAGQAHGLAHGPPQTQTYGACYLGSAPPHHFAQPSSSTLFSPYNRYLQKERGAAKPPRPAACAQEATSGFHGLTASYTASYF
- the LOC123512700 gene encoding proline-rich protein 36-like isoform X2; the encoded protein is MSEPEAGEGAGAGGERGESPGLGGCGAAGPPAADSPAATTAVAASPLCSSPPSPAPEPDDPSPTPERASVARHVPPRPDHLAPAHHPPLSLATHHHSPDPDDPDDDPDLQPRILHTQTVALHHPEDDSELSPSAHVNYKDEPLSVSVVHEDSQLDSHDSGLLSPSELSPREGQVSVPSMIDASDFRSLQPEPIYQNLSSMNGRMSPPGFSPSSASSYATLTPLQPLPPISTVSDKFAYGHAGNVSGSFTVMQNNGLGNMLSMGSPYQYDKLSMSPPHYTTNNSLGLNLGHQHSPLSPHSYQNGLASPQKSLSPNGYDSPYTRQDMSRTTLAAPQSPTLSPPVSLHSPPQAFSNFSAAPTPTLTTATLNMNGLSGGSGLGSLSPQAVSPHSPNYSPHHQLQVPPSPPPIKQEPAVHSASLGCQLANMTPTMPTTISQSPPHAHMAVTMAQQAMVPAAPMSVATASVGGPQVPMKTSQMATTSAGSVGAGAGEVEEINTKELAQRISAELKRYSIPQAIFAQRVLCRSQGTLSDLLRNPKPWSKLKSGRETFRRMWKWLQEPEFQRMSALRLAASMVTGTSSVAQEAPLTTPAQCRQNYGGYGYGGEANRPSGGDSAYYQDCQSRNSRAEPGKRVSSSTISSSSSSSSSSHSPSASSSSSPSSLSSSKLPPGPLRSCPPQHRPSYPPTYPAHAHAHYQAQAQIHAGQAHGLAHGPPQTQTYGACYLGSAPPHHFAQPSSSTLFSPYNRYKSFKFILQKERGAAKPPRPAACAQEATSGFHGLTASYTASYF
- the LOC123512700 gene encoding homeobox protein onecut-like isoform X19, translating into MSEPEAGEGAGAGGERGESPGLGGCGAAGPPAADSPAATTAVAASPLCSSPPSPAPEPDDPSPTPERASVARHVPPRPDHLAPAHHPPLSLATHHHSPDPDDPDDDPDLQPRILHTQTVALHHPEDDSELSPSAHVNYKDEPLSVSVVHEDSQLDSHDSGLLSPSELSPREGQVSVPSMIDASDFRSLQPEPIYQNLSSMNGRMSPPGFSPSSASSYATLTPLQPLPPISTVSDKFAYGHAGNVSGSFTVMQNNGLGNMLSMGSPYQYDKLSMSPPHYTTNNSLGLNLGHQHSPLSPHSYQNGLASPQKSLSPNGYDSPYTRQDMSRTTLAAPQSPTLSPPVSLHSPPQAFSNFSAAPTPTLTTATLNMNGLSGGSGLGSLSPQAVSPHSPNYSPHHQLQVPPSPPPIKQEPAVHSASLGCQLANMTPTMPTTISQSPPHAHMAVTMAQQAMVPAAPMSVATASVGGPQVPMKTSQMATTSAGSVGAGAGEVEEINTKELAQRISAELKRYSIPQAIFAQRVLCRSQGTLSDLLRNPKPWSKLKSGRETFRRMWKWLQEPEFQRMSALRLAASMVTAGFQACKRKEEQQNHPDQQPAPKKPRLVFTDLQRRTLQAIFKETKRPSKEMQVTIARQLGLEPSTVGNFFMNARRRSMDKWKDDNESGAKMCGLAPGGTMVHVAQVPQVSNQTNTMAGHCLDEHDL
- the LOC123512700 gene encoding trithorax group protein osa-like isoform X12 is translated as MSEPEAGEGAGAGGERGESPGLGGCGAAGPPAADSPAATTAVAASPLCSSPPSPAPEPDDPSPTPERASVARHVPPRPDHLAPAHHPPLSLATHHHSPDPDDPDDDPDLQPRILHTQTVALHHPEDDSELSPSAHVNYKDEPLSVSVVHEDSQLDSHDSGLLSPSELSPREGQVSVPSMIDASDFRSLQPEPIYQNLSSMNGRMSPPGFSPSSASSYATLTPLQPLPPISTVSDKFAYGHAGNVSGSFTVMQNNGLGNMLSMGSPYQYDKLSMSPPHYTTNNSLGLNLGHQHSPLSPHSYQNGLASPQKSLSPNGYDSPYTRQDMSRTTLAAPQSPTLSPPVSLHSPPQAFSNFSAAPTPTLTTATLNMNGLSGGSGLGSLSPQAVSPHSPNYSPHHQLQVPPSPPPIKQEPAVHSASLGCQLANMTPTMPTTISQSPPHAHMAVTMAQQAMVPAAPMSVATASVGGPQVPMKTSQMATTSAGSVGAGAGEVEEINTKELAQRISAELKRYSIPQAIFAQRVLCRSQGTLSDLLRNPKPWSKLKSGRETFRRMWKWLQEPEFQRMSALRLADCQSRNSRAEPGKRVSSSTISSSSSSSSSSHSPSASSSSSPSSLSSSKLPPGPLRSCPPQHRPSYPPTYPAHAHAHYQAQAQIHAGQAHGLAHGPPQTQTYGACYLGSAPPHHFAQPSSSTLFSPYNRYKSFKFILQKERGAAKPPRPAACAQEATSGFHGLTASYTASYF
- the LOC123512700 gene encoding homeobox protein onecut-like isoform X20, which encodes MSEPEAGEGAGAGGERGESPGLGGCGAAGPPAADSPAATTAVAASPLCSSPPSPAPEPDDPSPTPERASVARHVPPRPDHLAPAHHPPLSLATHHHSPDPDDPDDDPDLQPRILHTQTVALHHPEDDSELSPSAHVNYKDEPLSVSVVHEDSQLDSHDSGLLSPSELSPREGQVSVPSMIDASDFRSLQPEPIYQNLSSMNGRMSPPGFSPSSASSYATLTPLQPLPPISTVSDKFAYGHAGNVSGSFTVMQNNGLGNMLSMGSPYQYDKLSMSPPHYTTNNSLGLNLGHQHSPLSPHSYQNGLASPQKSLSPNGYDSPYTRQDMSRTTLAAPQSPTLSPPVSLHSPPQAFSNFSAAPTPTLTTATLNMNGLSGGSGLGSLSPQAVSPHSPNYSPHHQLQVPPSPPPIKQEPAVHSASLGCQLANMTPTMPTTISQSPPHAHMAVTMAQQAMVPAAPMSVATASVGGPQVPMKTSQMATTSAGSVGAGAGEVEEINTKELAQRISAELKRYSIPQAIFAQRVLCRSQGTLSDLLRNPKPWSKLKSGRETFRRMWKWLQEPEFQRMSALRLAVKASSSSCKRKEEQQNHPDQQPAPKKPRLVFTDLQRRTLQAIFKETKRPSKEMQVTIARQLGLEPSTVGNFFMNARRRSMDKWKDDNESGAKMCGLAPGGTMVHVAQVPQVSNQTNTMAGHCLDEHDL
- the LOC123512700 gene encoding trithorax group protein osa-like isoform X10, translated to MSEPEAGEGAGAGGERGESPGLGGCGAAGPPAADSPAATTAVAASPLCSSPPSPAPEPDDPSPTPERASVARHVPPRPDHLAPAHHPPLSLATHHHSPDPDDPDDDPDLQPRILHTQTVALHHPEDDSELSPSAHVNYKDEPLSVSVVHEDSQLDSHDSGLLSPSELSPREGQVSVPSMIDASDFRSLQPEPIYQNLSSMNGRMSPPGFSPSSASSYATLTPLQPLPPISTVSDKFAYGHAGNVSGSFTVMQNNGLGNMLSMGSPYQYDKLSMSPPHYTTNNSLGLNLGHQHSPLSPHSYQNGLASPQKSLSPNGYDSPYTRQDMSRTTLAAPQSPTLSPPVSLHSPPQAFSNFSAAPTPTLTTATLNMNGLSGGSGLGSLSPQAVSPHSPNYSPHHQLQVPPSPPPIKQEPAVHSASLGCQLANMTPTMPTTISQSPPHAHMAVTMAQQAMVPAAPMSVATASVGGPQVPMKTSQMATTSAGSVGAGAGEVEEINTKELAQRISAELKRYSIPQAIFAQRVLCRSQGTLSDLLRNPKPWSKLKSGRETFRRMWKWLQEPEFQRMSALRLAAGFQDCQSRNSRAEPGKRVSSSTISSSSSSSSSSHSPSASSSSSPSSLSSSKLPPGPLRSCPPQHRPSYPPTYPAHAHAHYQAQAQIHAGQAHGLAHGPPQTQTYGACYLGSAPPHHFAQPSSSTLFSPYNRYKSFKFILQKERGAAKPPRPAACAQEATSGFHGLTASYTASYF
- the LOC123512700 gene encoding trithorax group protein osa-like isoform X1 gives rise to the protein MSEPEAGEGAGAGGERGESPGLGGCGAAGPPAADSPAATTAVAASPLCSSPPSPAPEPDDPSPTPERASVARHVPPRPDHLAPAHHPPLSLATHHHSPDPDDPDDDPDLQPRILHTQTVALHHPEDDSELSPSAHVNYKDEPLSVSVVHEDSQLDSHDSGLLSPSELSPREGQVSVPSMIDASDFRSLQPEPIYQNLSSMNGRMSPPGFSPSSASSYATLTPLQPLPPISTVSDKFAYGHAGNVSGSFTVMQNNGLGNMLSMGSPYQYDKLSMSPPHYTTNNSLGLNLGHQHSPLSPHSYQNGLASPQKSLSPNGYDSPYTRQDMSRTTLAAPQSPTLSPPVSLHSPPQAFSNFSAAPTPTLTTATLNMNGLSGGSGLGSLSPQAVSPHSPNYSPHHQLQVPPSPPPIKQEPAVHSASLGCQLANMTPTMPTTISQSPPHAHMAVTMAQQAMVPAAPMSVATASVGGPQVPMKTSQMATTSAGSVGAGAGEVEEINTKELAQRISAELKRYSIPQAIFAQRVLCRSQGTLSDLLRNPKPWSKLKSGRETFRRMWKWLQEPEFQRMSALRLAASMVTGTSSVAQEAPLTTPAQCRQNYGGYGYGGEANRPSGGDSAYYQAGFQDCQSRNSRAEPGKRVSSSTISSSSSSSSSSHSPSASSSSSPSSLSSSKLPPGPLRSCPPQHRPSYPPTYPAHAHAHYQAQAQIHAGQAHGLAHGPPQTQTYGACYLGSAPPHHFAQPSSSTLFSPYNRYKSFKFILQKERGAAKPPRPAACAQEATSGFHGLTASYTASYF
- the LOC123512700 gene encoding one cut domain family member 2-like isoform X9, which gives rise to MSEPEAGEGAGAGGERGESPGLGGCGAAGPPAADSPAATTAVAASPLCSSPPSPAPEPDDPSPTPERASVARHVPPRPDHLAPAHHPPLSLATHHHSPDPDDPDDDPDLQPRILHTQTVALHHPEDDSELSPSAHVNYKDEPLSVSVVHEDSQLDSHDSGLLSPSELSPREGQVSVPSMIDASDFRSLQPEPIYQNLSSMNGRMSPPGFSPSSASSYATLTPLQPLPPISTVSDKFAYGHAGNVSGSFTVMQNNGLGNMLSMGSPYQYDKLSMSPPHYTTNNSLGLNLGHQHSPLSPHSYQNGLASPQKSLSPNGYDSPYTRQDMSRTTLAAPQSPTLSPPVSLHSPPQAFSNFSAAPTPTLTTATLNMNGLSGGSGLGSLSPQAVSPHSPNYSPHHQLQVPPSPPPIKQEPAVHSASLGCQLANMTPTMPTTISQSPPHAHMAVTMAQQAMVPAAPMSVATASVGGPQVPMKTSQMATTSAGSVGAGAGEVEEINTKELAQRISAELKRYSIPQAIFAQRVLCRSQGTLSDLLRNPKPWSKLKSGRETFRRMWKWLQEPEFQRMSALRLAASMVTGTSSVAQEAPLTTPAQCRQNYGGYGYGGEANRPSGGDSAYYQAGFQVKASSSSCKRKEEQQNHPDQQPAPKKPRLVFTDLQRRTLQAIFKETKRPSKEMQVTIARQLGLEPSTVGNFFMNARRRSMDKWKDDNESGAKMCGLAPGGTMVHVAQVPQVSNQTNTMAGHCLDEHDL
- the LOC123512700 gene encoding homeobox protein onecut-like isoform X13 — protein: MSEPEAGEGAGAGGERGESPGLGGCGAAGPPAADSPAATTAVAASPLCSSPPSPAPEPDDPSPTPERASVARHVPPRPDHLAPAHHPPLSLATHHHSPDPDDPDDDPDLQPRILHTQTVALHHPEDDSELSPSAHVNYKDEPLSVSVVHEDSQLDSHDSGLLSPSELSPREGQVSVPSMIDASDFRSLQPEPIYQNLSSMNGRMSPPGFSPSSASSYATLTPLQPLPPISTVSDKFAYGHAGNVSGSFTVMQNNGLGNMLSMGSPYQYDKLSMSPPHYTTNNSLGLNLGHQHSPLSPHSYQNGLASPQKSLSPNGYDSPYTRQDMSRTTLAAPQSPTLSPPVSLHSPPQAFSNFSAAPTPTLTTATLNMNGLSGGSGLGSLSPQAVSPHSPNYSPHHQLQVPPSPPPIKQEPAVHSASLGCQLANMTPTMPTTISQSPPHAHMAVTMAQQAMVPAAPMSVATASVGGPQVPMKTSQMATTSAGSVGAGAGEVEEINTKELAQRISAELKRYSIPQAIFAQRVLCRSQGTLSDLLRNPKPWSKLKSGRETFRRMWKWLQEPEFQRMSALRLAASMVTGGYGYGGEANRPSGGDSAYYQAGFQVKASSSSCKRKEEQQNHPDQQPAPKKPRLVFTDLQRRTLQAIFKETKRPSKEMQVTIARQLGLEPSTVGNFFMNARRRSMDKWKDDNESGAKMCGLAPGGTMVHVAQVPQVSNQTNTMAGHCLDEHDL
- the LOC123512700 gene encoding homeobox protein onecut-like isoform X21 codes for the protein MSEPEAGEGAGAGGERGESPGLGGCGAAGPPAADSPAATTAVAASPLCSSPPSPAPEPDDPSPTPERASVARHVPPRPDHLAPAHHPPLSLATHHHSPDPDDPDDDPDLQPRILHTQTVALHHPEDDSELSPSAHVNYKDEPLSVSVVHEDSQLDSHDSGLLSPSELSPREGQVSVPSMIDASDFRSLQPEPIYQNLSSMNGRMSPPGFSPSSASSYATLTPLQPLPPISTVSDKFAYGHAGNVSGSFTVMQNNGLGNMLSMGSPYQYDKLSMSPPHYTTNNSLGLNLGHQHSPLSPHSYQNGLASPQKSLSPNGYDSPYTRQDMSRTTLAAPQSPTLSPPVSLHSPPQAFSNFSAAPTPTLTTATLNMNGLSGGSGLGSLSPQAVSPHSPNYSPHHQLQVPPSPPPIKQEPAVHSASLGCQLANMTPTMPTTISQSPPHAHMAVTMAQQAMVPAAPMSVATASVGGPQVPMKTSQMATTSAGSVGAGAGEVEEINTKELAQRISAELKRYSIPQAIFAQRVLCRSQGTLSDLLRNPKPWSKLKSGRETFRRMWKWLQEPEFQRMSALRLAAGFQACKRKEEQQNHPDQQPAPKKPRLVFTDLQRRTLQAIFKETKRPSKEMQVTIARQLGLEPSTVGNFFMNARRRSMDKWKDDNESGAKMCGLAPGGTMVHVAQVPQVSNQTNTMAGHCLDEHDL
- the LOC123512700 gene encoding homeobox protein onecut-like isoform X16, whose protein sequence is MSEPEAGEGAGAGGERGESPGLGGCGAAGPPAADSPAATTAVAASPLCSSPPSPAPEPDDPSPTPERASVARHVPPRPDHLAPAHHPPLSLATHHHSPDPDDPDDDPDLQPRILHTQTVALHHPEDDSELSPSAHVNYKDEPLSVSVVHEDSQLDSHDSGLLSPSELSPREGQVSVPSMIDASDFRSLQPEPIYQNLSSMNGRMSPPGFSPSSASSYATLTPLQPLPPISTVSDKFAYGHAGNVSGSFTVMQNNGLGNMLSMGSPYQYDKLSMSPPHYTTNNSLGLNLGHQHSPLSPHSYQNGLASPQKSLSPNGYDSPYTRQDMSRTTLAAPQSPTLSPPVSLHSPPQAFSNFSAAPTPTLTTATLNMNGLSGGSGLGSLSPQAVSPHSPNYSPHHQLQVPPSPPPIKQEPAVHSASLGCQLANMTPTMPTTISQSPPHAHMAVTMAQQAMVPAAPMSVATASVGGPQVPMKTSQMATTSAGSVGAGAGEVEEINTKELAQRISAELKRYSIPQAIFAQRVLCRSQGTLSDLLRNPKPWSKLKSGRETFRRMWKWLQEPEFQRMSALRLAASMVTGGYGYGGEANRPSGGDSAYYQAGFQACKRKEEQQNHPDQQPAPKKPRLVFTDLQRRTLQAIFKETKRPSKEMQVTIARQLGLEPSTVGNFFMNARRRSMDKWKDDNESGAKMCGLAPGGTMVHVAQVPQVSNQTNTMAGHCLDEHDL